A window from Micromonospora profundi encodes these proteins:
- the yaaA gene encoding peroxide stress protein YaaA, producing the protein MLILLPPSEGKADAGTGRRWNPDKLSLPELNPARERVLDALVTLSDGPDEEAARAALGLSEGQRGELRRNARLRVAATAPAAQIYTGVLYEALDLASLPAEAQRAARRSILVSSGLWGAVRLADRIPPYRCPIGARLPGIGALSAYWRGELASVLAGAAGRGPVLDLRSGAYAATWTPRGDLAERTVTVRVLHERDVDGAPVRSVVSHFNKATKGRLVRDLLLAGARPRTAAGLVEVLRELKYTVEEEAPTAGRMRQVDLVVTDL; encoded by the coding sequence ATGCTCATCCTGCTGCCGCCCTCGGAGGGGAAGGCCGACGCCGGCACCGGACGACGGTGGAACCCGGACAAGCTCTCGCTGCCCGAGCTGAACCCGGCCCGCGAGCGCGTTCTCGACGCGCTGGTGACGCTCAGCGACGGGCCGGACGAGGAGGCGGCCCGGGCCGCGCTCGGCCTCAGCGAGGGCCAGCGCGGCGAGCTGCGCCGCAACGCCCGACTGCGGGTGGCCGCCACCGCGCCGGCCGCGCAGATCTACACAGGTGTGCTCTACGAGGCGCTGGACCTGGCGTCGCTGCCGGCGGAGGCGCAGCGGGCGGCACGCCGGTCGATCCTCGTCAGCTCCGGGCTGTGGGGCGCGGTACGTCTCGCCGACCGGATCCCGCCGTACCGCTGCCCCATCGGCGCGCGCCTGCCCGGCATCGGGGCGCTGTCGGCGTACTGGCGCGGGGAGCTGGCGTCGGTCCTGGCCGGCGCGGCAGGCAGAGGCCCGGTGCTGGACCTGCGCTCCGGCGCGTACGCGGCGACCTGGACGCCCCGCGGCGACCTGGCCGAGCGGACCGTCACCGTGCGGGTGTTGCACGAGCGCGACGTCGACGGTGCGCCGGTCCGTTCGGTGGTGAGCCACTTCAACAAGGCCACAAAGGGTCGACTGGTCCGTGACCTGCTGCTCGCCGGGGCCCGGCCACGAACCGCCGCAGGGCTTGTCGAGGTGCTGCGCGAGCTGAAGTACACAGTCGAGGAGGAAGCACCCACCGCGGGCCGAATGCGGCAGGTGGACCTCGTTGTCACCGACCTGTAG
- a CDS encoding TAXI family TRAP transporter solute-binding subunit: protein MSRTSSGRVGHRRAGTAALLLIAAFLPAGCREARAEPVAIRIATGSPTAVYHAFGQSLATILNRELPGVRATVVVTAASAENVRLVGSGAAELGFTQADVLPTNPADVPLVDAVARVYDDQLHLVTTDGGPVRTLQDLRGRRVSVGAPGSGTEITAMRLLEVAALGGPDGVHRERLGLDDSVAALRSGRIDAFFFSGGLPVRGIDDLAGQRATRIVDLGEWTELLRVRYGQVYVSRDIPRSVYGVMSVTTVANPNYLIVRADLPERLVREVTRLLMERRTELAAAHPAAGRMSPRSAIATAPLSLHPGAAAWYRAAKP from the coding sequence GTGAGTCGTACCTCGTCGGGCCGGGTCGGTCACCGCCGCGCGGGAACGGCCGCGCTGTTGCTGATCGCGGCCTTCCTTCCCGCAGGCTGCCGGGAGGCCCGCGCCGAACCCGTGGCCATCCGCATCGCCACCGGCAGCCCCACCGCCGTCTACCACGCGTTCGGACAGTCCCTGGCGACCATCCTCAACCGGGAACTGCCCGGGGTACGGGCCACCGTGGTGGTCACCGCCGCCTCGGCGGAGAACGTCCGCCTGGTCGGCTCCGGTGCGGCCGAACTGGGCTTCACGCAGGCGGACGTGCTGCCCACCAACCCGGCGGACGTCCCGTTGGTGGACGCGGTCGCCCGGGTGTACGACGACCAGTTGCACCTGGTCACTACCGACGGCGGGCCGGTCCGCACGCTCCAGGACCTGCGCGGCCGGCGGGTCTCCGTGGGCGCACCCGGCTCCGGTACCGAGATCACCGCCATGCGACTGCTGGAGGTGGCCGCGCTCGGCGGCCCCGACGGAGTCCACAGGGAGCGTCTCGGGCTGGACGACTCGGTGGCCGCGCTGCGCTCCGGACGCATCGACGCGTTCTTCTTCTCCGGCGGTCTGCCGGTGCGGGGCATCGATGACCTGGCTGGGCAGAGAGCCACCCGGATCGTGGACCTCGGTGAGTGGACCGAGCTGCTGCGCGTCCGCTACGGGCAGGTCTACGTCTCCCGGGACATCCCCCGCTCCGTGTACGGCGTGATGTCCGTGACCACGGTGGCCAACCCGAACTATCTGATCGTCCGGGCCGACCTGCCGGAACGCCTGGTGCGGGAGGTGACCCGGCTGCTTATGGAACGCCGGACCGAGCTGGCCGCCGCGCATCCGGCGGCGGGGCGGATGAGCCCCCGCTCGGCGATCGCCACCGCCCCGCTGTCGCTGCACCCCGGTGCCGCCGCCTGGTACCGGGCGGCGAAACCCTGA
- a CDS encoding sensor histidine kinase, giving the protein MRRRLVISYLLLMVLVLVALESPLAITLASRETERVRADRLADATRFASLAGPALRGGVPGPIAAELRSYDELYGIGAAVVDRDRDIVVGSALWQAADTSTVLDTALSGQQVSDPDLVWPWSTGPVVVAVPINDGGEVLGAVVIVTPADEIRRAVVTWWLLLAVAGLLVVLACVLTAFGLAGWVLRPVTELDAVTHEIAEGDRRARVQHRLGPPELRRLATSFNHMADVVSDVMDRQRAFVAHASHQLRNPLTALRLRVEELGPSLTDPDGRSEHRLALEETDRLALVLDALLTLARAEREENERVTVDAAAVAASRVAAWTPLARRESVTLRLAVTDAPAYALTVPTAVDQALDALIDNAVKFSGAGGVVTVAVAYQDEGVALEVRDTGPGMTESQLGQATERFWRAPDAQNVDGAGLGLTIVAVLVDASDGRLTMRSGKPQGLVAGLWFPAPAPVPPADAVDEEDLAVDLRPTPAR; this is encoded by the coding sequence GTGCGCCGTCGACTGGTGATCAGCTACCTCCTGTTGATGGTGCTCGTCCTCGTCGCGTTGGAGAGCCCGCTGGCCATCACCCTGGCCAGTCGGGAGACCGAGCGGGTCCGCGCCGACCGGCTCGCCGACGCCACCCGGTTCGCCTCGCTGGCCGGGCCGGCGCTGCGCGGCGGCGTGCCCGGCCCGATCGCTGCGGAGCTGCGCAGCTACGACGAGTTGTACGGGATCGGCGCGGCCGTCGTCGACCGGGACCGGGACATCGTGGTCGGCTCGGCGCTCTGGCAGGCCGCCGATACCTCAACGGTCCTGGACACCGCGCTGTCCGGCCAGCAGGTCAGCGACCCCGATCTGGTGTGGCCCTGGTCGACCGGCCCGGTGGTGGTGGCGGTGCCGATCAACGACGGCGGCGAGGTGCTCGGCGCGGTGGTGATCGTGACGCCGGCCGACGAGATCCGACGGGCCGTCGTCACCTGGTGGCTGCTGCTCGCCGTGGCAGGCCTGCTCGTGGTGTTGGCGTGTGTCCTCACGGCGTTCGGGCTGGCCGGGTGGGTGCTGCGCCCGGTCACCGAGCTGGATGCGGTCACCCACGAGATCGCCGAGGGTGACCGGCGTGCCCGGGTGCAGCACCGGCTCGGCCCTCCGGAGCTGCGCCGGCTCGCGACGAGCTTCAACCACATGGCCGACGTGGTGTCCGACGTGATGGACCGGCAGCGCGCGTTCGTCGCGCACGCCAGCCACCAGCTGCGTAATCCTCTCACCGCGCTGCGGCTGCGGGTGGAGGAGCTCGGGCCCAGCCTCACCGACCCCGACGGGCGCTCCGAGCACCGGTTGGCGTTGGAGGAGACCGACCGGCTGGCGCTGGTGCTCGACGCCCTGCTCACCCTGGCCCGGGCCGAACGCGAGGAGAACGAGCGGGTCACGGTGGACGCCGCCGCGGTGGCCGCGTCCCGGGTGGCCGCGTGGACGCCGCTGGCCCGGCGTGAGTCGGTCACACTGCGGCTCGCCGTGACGGACGCTCCGGCGTACGCCCTGACCGTGCCGACCGCCGTCGACCAGGCGTTGGACGCCCTGATCGACAACGCGGTGAAGTTCAGCGGGGCAGGCGGGGTGGTGACGGTGGCGGTGGCGTACCAGGACGAGGGGGTGGCCCTGGAGGTGCGCGACACCGGCCCGGGGATGACCGAGAGTCAGCTCGGTCAGGCCACCGAGCGGTTCTGGCGGGCGCCGGACGCGCAGAACGTCGACGGCGCCGGGCTCGGCCTGACCATCGTCGCCGTGCTTGTGGACGCGTCCGACGGTCGGCTCACCATGCGGTCGGGAAAGCCGCAGGGGCTCGTTGCCGGCCTGTGGTTTCCAGCGCCCGCACCCGTACCGCCTGCGGACGCTGTGGACGAGGAGGACCTGGCGGTCGACCTGCGGCCCACCCCGGCGCGGTAG